Below is a window of Pseudomonas monteilii DNA.
CCACCGCCGCCCGCAGCCCTTCGGCTTCCAGGGTGAGGCCGACCATGCGCAGCAGGCGGCCCTCCACCACCGGCCGGGTCGGCAGGTCGATCGCGCCGAGGTAGCCCGACAGGCGCTTGGCGAAACTGGTGCGTTCAACCGGCATCGAAGGTGTCCGTCTCGAGGTTCAGGTCAGGGCTGGCCGGGTGCAGGACCTGGTCGTGCATCTGCTCGAACAGCTGGCCCACGGCCTGTTCGATGCGCGTTTCCATGCTGGCGTCGATCCGGCTGTGCGCCGTCTCGATCCGGCAGCCACCGGGCAGCAGCGTGTCGTCCTCGAGCAGCCTCCAGGTTTCTTCATGCCGCTCGCGCAGTGCCTTGGCGGCGTCGAAATCCTGGGGGTTGAGGTGGATGCGAATGTTCTCGGCGCCCATGGGCAGCAGCTTCAGGGCCTCGCGCAACACCTGGGTGATCTGCGCGGAATCCAGGCGCAGCTCGCGGCCGATCACCTGACGGGTGACATGGCTGACCAGGTGCACCAGCCCGCGCTCGATCTGCGCGTCCTGTTCGGCGATCGGTTCGAGCAACTGGGCCATGACCCGTTCGAGGCTGTCCAGCTTGGCCGCCAAGGCCACCTCGGCCTCCTGGCGCACCTTGAGCTGGGTG
It encodes the following:
- a CDS encoding flagellar assembly protein FliH, producing the protein MSSNDPSSDLIRARDLRGVDVWALPSFDPLPEPTPEPEPQAVEDEVEEVPLDEVQPLTLEDLESIRQEAWNEGFATGEREGFHSTQLKVRQEAEVALAAKLDSLERVMAQLLEPIAEQDAQIERGLVHLVSHVTRQVIGRELRLDSAQITQVLREALKLLPMGAENIRIHLNPQDFDAAKALRERHEETWRLLEDDTLLPGGCRIETAHSRIDASMETRIEQAVGQLFEQMHDQVLHPASPDLNLETDTFDAG